From a region of the Pochonia chlamydosporia 170 chromosome Unknown PCv3seq00015, whole genome shotgun sequence genome:
- a CDS encoding BED zinc finger domain-containing protein has protein sequence MLSRLGSEPLDNLDSPCHDPTLSSPSITTSAATKRRYSKVWHYTPVGRNEVTLNAKGKSIWRCKYCAKEYLESGGTTVISTHLKDRHNIDISSTQETRTAHQTTDYKRRCLSTIATHDVDPAVLEQLYDSGSRPAVCLFVWQTIDNWLPNSPSTIRSCTLRTYETQKLRVKRETQLALSKVHFTVDLWTSPNALAILGIVAHYTSESGQLEYSVLALRELDGKHSGPNMADCVMEIINDYGIASKVGYFMMDNADNNGTMMKYQIVYNAEHHRLRCNGHIINLAAQSFLFQTNDESLADENNTSALTTPTELEMEQWRRKGPLGKLHNIVAYIQRSPQRLANFRELSGGRNLVRDNSTRWNSWYAMIRTATKLKTAINLFCHQYQENSDDLLSEKDWQELQKLQDFLLFFYDATTGTEGRNTAKEKYADDPFMSPCCNSGWAKLDKYYSLTDRSPVYIAALVLSPQWKWDYIDNNWPSDWREPCRKQMLDFWTKEYKSTAVTVPTQTSEAGNKVKNSFHKWAQQRKGSSLSQDEYTKYLLAPIVPEVTDPRSWWLEPTQRKSYPALSIMALDVLSIPAMSAEPERLFSGTKITITDRRNRMGIESIEATECLKSWLGKGSRVAFADSDG, from the exons ATGCTTTCGCGGCTTGGGAGCGAGCCATTAGACAATCTTGattcaccatgtcatgaTCCTACACTGTCCTCTCCTTCCATAACCACCTCGGCGGCTACAAAAAGGCGCTACTCGAAAGTGTGGCACTATACACCTGTTGGCCGCAATGAGGTTACTCTTAATGCGAAGGGGAAGTCAATATGGCGCTGCAAGTACTGCGCAAAGGAGTAtctcgagtctggtggaacaaCTGTTATTTCAACCCATCTAAAGGACCGGCATAATATCGATATATCTTCTACCCAAGAAACCCGAACT gcccatcaaaccaccgaTTATAAACGCCGCTGTCTATCCACGATTGCAACTCACGATGTAGACCCTGCCGTCCTCGAACAACTATACGACAGTGGATCACGACCTGCAGTGTGTCTTTTCGTATGGCAAA CGATCGacaactggctgccaaactcTCCTTCAACCATACGCAGTTGTACTTTGCGGACATATGAGACCCAGAAACTTCGAGTCAAACGCGAGACCCAGTTAGCTCTCTCGAAAGTACACTTCACAGTTGATCTCTGGACTTCGCCTAATGCCCTTGCgattcttggcattgttgcaCACTATACATCCGAATCCGGCCAGTTAGAATACTCCGTTCTGGCTTTGAGAGAACTCGACGGCAAGCACTCGGGCCCAAATATGGCAGACTGTGTTATGGAAATTATCAACGACTATGGAATTGCCTCCAAAGTGGGctatttcatgatggacaatgcagacaacaacggtacaatgatgaag TATCAGATTGTCTACAATGCGGAACACCACCGCCTGCGCTGCAACGGCCATATCATAAACCTAGCCGCTCAGTCCTTTCTCTTTCAGACCAACGATGAATctcttgcagatgagaatAATACGAGCGCCTTGACAACGCCCACGGAACTCGAGATggagcaatggcgacgcAAGGGGCCTCTTGGGAAACTACATAATATCGTGGCATATATCCAGCGGAGCCCACAACGCTTGGCCAATTTCAGAGAGCTCAGTGGCGGCCGCAACCTCGTACGGGACAACTCTACTcgctggaactcttggtaTGCGATGATCCGTACTGCAACGAAGCTTAAGACTGCGATCAACCTCTTTTGCCACCAGTATCAAGAGAACAGCGACGACCTGTTGTCGGAAAAGGACTGGCAAgaattgcaaaagctccagGACTTCCTGTTGTTCTTCTATGATGCCACAACAGGGACAGAAGGTCGCAAT ACTGCAAAGGAAAAATATGCGGATGACCCGTTCATGAGTCCTTGTTGCAACTCCGgctgggccaagctggataAGTATTACAGCTTGACGGACAGATCGCCGGTCTATATTGCAGCACTAGTATTATCTCCACAGTGGAAGTGGGACTATATTGACAACAATTGGCCTTCAGACTGGCGGGAGCCTTGTCGGAAACAAATGTTGGATTTCTGGACCAAAGAATATAAATCCACTGCGGTTACAGTCCCTACTCAGACGTCAGAAGCAGGTAATAAGGTCAAGAACTCCTTTCACAAGTGGGCGCAGCAGAGGAAAGGGAGCAGCCTCAGTCAGGACGAGTACACAAAGtatcttcttgctccaatAGTACCAGAAGTGACGGATCCTCGatcctggtggcttgagccTACTCAGAGGAAGTCTTACCCGGCTCTATCTATTATGGCTTTAGATGTATTGTCCATTCCGGCAATGTCGGCGGAGCCAGAACGCCTGTTTTCGGGTACAAAGATCACTATTACAGACCGTAGGAATCGCATGGGCATTGAAAGTATTGAGGCGACGGAATGCCTCAaatcatggcttggcaaaggcagcagggtggcctttgccgacagtgatggatag